From the Hevea brasiliensis isolate MT/VB/25A 57/8 chromosome 13, ASM3005281v1, whole genome shotgun sequence genome, the window AAATCTGACTCAAGTCATTAATATAGTTAATTAATTACTTGGATTAAGGGCCTATTTCGCATTAAAATTGAAGcgtcaaaattatttttttttttaaatatcattttaaatactattaaaaaaataatttaacaatattattttattattttaatattttatgaataaattttattaaatttaattttaaattattttttaatattctcttACTATTATACTTTAAAAAGTATTTTCTCGATATGAATTTCAACAACTATCTTATATTTTGAGTATATAATAGATCGAATTTAGATAAAATTTCCCTATCAGTCATGTCATTTAAGAAGTAAACTCTATTGCAAACAATAACTAAATCTtgctatataaaaaaaaaattaattaaagcaTAATTTGGATCGCTTTAATCTCAAATTCTTTGGCAGACAGTCTAGTAAAATCTGATACTTATAAAAACTCtgattttattgtttaattaatttttagaaataattGTTTATACTAGTTTTAATCTCAATGAAgaccttttcttttcctttaaaaAACAATTAATTGATACGGCTTGAGATTAAGGCACAAGTATAGATCATGCAGAATCAAGCTTCctattaaagaaatgaaaattccATTCCTCTTTCATATGAAAgagcaaataataataataataataataataataaattacaagaAAAAGAATTGATTTTCCTTAATTacgaaatgaaattaaaattattgttaaTCCACTATTACAAGTTACCCTTTCGGCATTTTTTAATGGATCTGGAGGGCAGCAAGTTATATTTATGaataaaattaagagaaaaaaaaaaagaaaaagttcacCAACCTTATTTTATGTGAAAAAAGTTTCTATAAATACCATGCTTAACAATTGAATATCCATAAGCATACACTCACatgcaaagagagagagagagagagagagagagagagagagatcaatGGAGCTCTTCATCTTCTTTGCTTCTCTGTGCCTATGTCTTCTCCTGAAACCTCTTATCACTCAACTTCATCATCTTCTTTCTTCGTCATCAAAACCCACCAACAAGAATCCGAATCTCCCTCCTGGACCTTCCAGAATTTCCCTCATAGCCACCTTCGTTTTTCGCGGGAAATCATTCTTTGAACTTGGCCCTATCATCTCTAACCTTCGACAGAAATATGGCCCTCTCATCACTGTCCATCTTGGATCTCAACCCACCATTTACATCACCAACAACTCGCTGGCCCATCAAGCTCTTGTCCAAAACGGTGCCGTTTTTGCCGACCGCCCCATTTCTATAAACAACCTCATCGTTAGCAACTCTAAGAAAATCATTAGTAAATCTCCTTATGGACCTACTTGGCGCGCTCTTCGTAGAAATCTCACAGCAGGAGTTCTCAATCCTTCTCAGCTTAGATCTTTCTCCCATGTCAGGGAGCGAGTTCTGAACAATCTGATTGATGCCTTTAAACATGATTCTAAGGGCGAGAAAGCTGTCTTTGTGGAAGAATATTTTCGCCATGCAATCTTCTCTATGTTGGTTCTCTTGTGTTTTGGAGATAATGTTGAAGAGAAACAAATCAGAGAGATTGAAGCTGCTCAACAAAGACTTTTCAAgaatttccatcgattcaagttGTTCATTATCCTGCCAAAGTTGGGGAAGTTCTTGTTCAAAAAGCAATGGAAGAAGCTGACTGAAATCGTCACCGGTTACGACGAAGCCATTGTTCCCCTGATAAGATCAAGAAAGAAGATATCGGAGCAAGAACAAGACACTTCAAGAAAAGATCAAGGTGGTGTTTTTTACGTAGATACATTACTAAACTTTCAAGCTCCTGAAGAAGAGGAGAACCTTAAAGAAGTCGAAATTGTTGGTTTGTGCAATGAATTCATCAGCGCCGGCACCGATACAACGATGACTGCATTGCAGTGGATCATGGCTAACGTAGTGAAGTACCCAGCAATTCAAgctaagattttggaagaaataaaAGGTGGCATTGGAGATGATCAAAGGAAGTTCATCAAAGAAGATGATCTGCAAAAGATGCCTTATATAAAAGCAGTGGTTCTAGAAGGTTTGAGGCGGCACCCACCAGGGTATGCACCGGCGACACCGCATGCAGTGACAGAAGATGTAGAATTGGGTGGCTACAAAGTACCAAAAGGTACTGCAGTCAACTTCTTGATTGCTGATATGGGGAGAGACCCAAATGTTTGGGAAAATCCAATGGAGTTCAAGCCTGAGAGGTTCTTGAAAAGTAGTGATGGTGATAATGATCATCGTCAACAAGGGTTTGATGTGACTGGAAGTAGAGAGATCAAGATGATGCCATTTGGTGCAGGAAGGAGGATTTGCCCTGGTTATGGGTTGGCTATGCTTCATATGGAGTACCTTGTGGCAAATTTGGTTTGGCATTTTGAGTGGAAACCAGCTGATGGAGAAGATGTTGATTTGACTGAGAAATTCGACCTCACTATATCAATGAAGAATCCTCTGCGAGTTCATTTAACTCCTCGATTTTAATGATTATAGTTCGTGTCTGTTGGAATAAAAACTTGTTTTATTGTTTGATTTATAATTAAAGATTGTGTCAtcgtcaaaataaactcatttaaaaTTATCAATAATGAGTTTGTTTTTAGTATTATATTATGTAATTTGAAAAATGAATGGCTTAATGCACGTATTCTCTTTGTGCTAGGGTTTCTTATTTCAGTGGTTGTATTAATCATGCAATTAATTATAATGCTTTAATTCTTTTCCCCTTATTATATTCAAATTTTTCTTATACTAAATTTATTATGAACTCAAAAAGATGATCAAGAAAGCATTAACTATTTAGAAAATACTACTCCCTCCATAACAGATTATCTAGAAAAAAATTTTTGTCTCACTTTATttactaatttaaaaaattaagaaagtattaattattttttattaatttttttctaaCTTTACCCTTatctattattattttcaatgcaTTTATTTCTCCTTAATGCCCTTCCACATTCCACTGATATTATAAGATTATTTTAGTCAATTattagtatttaaaaaaaaaaaaatactatccAATAGTTTCTTTAATTCTTGTGCAAAGCCCTTAAAAAGCTATTATAATGAGATGGAGGGAATATTATAAACATAAAAAACTTTTATTTAGACCAGATTTATATGACTCAAAATACAATATATATGGAGAGATctactaataaaataaatgaaattcacGTATTTATGTcttgaatttataataaattatgtttagatAAATTTTTCATACATATTCATTGTGAAATTTAATGATTTAGTGAATACTTTGTATTCACATATAACATCTTTTTTTCTTAAATCGATCTCTTTGATAATTTAGATGCATAAGTTTTTTCCCCTTTAAACAATGCTTGCCATGTCTAATAACAAAACTCTTATAAACAATTTGATGTATTAATTctgtttatttattattatttttgtggcttgaattttggatatatttttcatGGACCTGAATTGTGATCAGACCCGAAAGTTTCATGCTGTGACCCGATTAGGATAAAAAGTGATATCTGTGCTGGTAGCAGAGGGCACTATCCCCCGCggtatggaccagtataaatattgtaatgttctaCCCTTTGCGGTAGAGGTGTGAGATATTCAGgaaacacactggggttagggtttgagagttctgattgattgtatcttgctcttttcattatagtggaacttttttctcttgtcttgcccgtggacgtagaccttacagttgaaccacgttaaatcttTAGttattctttttctctctttaatactgtgtgattgtgcgatttgtgtgtgtgccttagatttgcgtgcttgttataacaaactggtatcagagctttgtgcgcaaaacctagggtttacagATGGCGTCGTCTTCAACAAAGTATGAGATAGAGAAGTTTAATGGTGGATCGAGTTTCAGTCtgtggaagattaaaattaaTTCTTCCTTGATCTTAC encodes:
- the LOC131172101 gene encoding cytochrome P450 89A2-like, with protein sequence MELFIFFASLCLCLLLKPLITQLHHLLSSSSKPTNKNPNLPPGPSRISLIATFVFRGKSFFELGPIISNLRQKYGPLITVHLGSQPTIYITNNSLAHQALVQNGAVFADRPISINNLIVSNSKKIISKSPYGPTWRALRRNLTAGVLNPSQLRSFSHVRERVLNNLIDAFKHDSKGEKAVFVEEYFRHAIFSMLVLLCFGDNVEEKQIREIEAAQQRLFKNFHRFKLFIILPKLGKFLFKKQWKKLTEIVTGYDEAIVPLIRSRKKISEQEQDTSRKDQGGVFYVDTLLNFQAPEEEENLKEVEIVGLCNEFISAGTDTTMTALQWIMANVVKYPAIQAKILEEIKGGIGDDQRKFIKEDDLQKMPYIKAVVLEGLRRHPPGYAPATPHAVTEDVELGGYKVPKGTAVNFLIADMGRDPNVWENPMEFKPERFLKSSDGDNDHRQQGFDVTGSREIKMMPFGAGRRICPGYGLAMLHMEYLVANLVWHFEWKPADGEDVDLTEKFDLTISMKNPLRVHLTPRF